The following nucleotide sequence is from Channa argus isolate prfri chromosome 9, Channa argus male v1.0, whole genome shotgun sequence.
TCGTCCTGTTCCTTCTTCATTTTGGATATTTCTGTCTGGGTGGTGATACTGGCTACCCCTGGAGGAGGTGCTATGGACGGACTGGTTCCCACAGATGGCGACCCTGTAGAGCTTGTTCCTGCAGCATCTTTCACCAAGGCGTCATCCACAGCAGCATCTTCACTACACTCCAACAGCAAGTTGACATTAGTCTCACTTTGCTGTTCCTCCGTCTTCACTTTAGTCAAATCGAAACCTAGCTTTTTTGGTTTGGGAGTACTGTTAGTCTCCACAATGAAAATATCATCATCAGTATCATCAGTATCATCAGTAACATCATCATTACTATCAACAGGCACTGATGGGGAGCACAGTGGGGTCACATTCACCGACGAGGGTGTAGGTGAAGTGGTTCTTGGTTTTTTGGGTGTTGTTTGTGGAGTTATAGATTGTCTTCTTTTTACCCTGCAGTGCATACAAAGCACAGTTAATATATATCTTAAACAATATGAAGTAGATATAGCTTCCAAACCACACAAAATCATACCTCAGAGAGCCTGATGACAGAGAGCATACATTAGAAATTACTGGAAGTCCACTGTAACTGGAGGGGCTGCAggctacagagagagaaaaatgtacaCTTTACTCTTTAAAACGTCTGGTCACTATCACATAAAGAGTAATTCTTCTTACTAGCTTGTGAAATGATGGAGGAGCTAAGTGGAGAAGATGCAGGCTTCGCAGAACCCCCCTGTAGTGTTTCCCTTCTAGGCCTACTCTCTCGGGTAGTGGGAGCAGAGGGGGTCTATCACCATAAACAACCAAAAtcatgaattaattaaaatcaaCATGTCAATTTTAGGCATCACTCTCTGTTtccatgaaatgaaaaatttacTGTTTGATGGAGCTGTCGTTTAAGAGCCTCGGTTTGCTTGGTGAGATGAGCCAGACACTGCTCCTGACGTCTTTGTTCCTCTTCATCCTAGATGAAAAAATTCCCCAAAACACTATTAATGGTGCCTTAATACCTGATAACCAGAAATGTATCTAATCAGTTAGAATCCCTATTCTAAACTGCAGTTCTGTGTTAAAGGTAAGGGGGCTAACAATAGCAGGtgatttataaaatgtgtacttgccttttgtcttttcttctcttgttgcttttttttctgcctctctctattaaaaaaacagaagtaagGATGCACAACTAGAGCCAGTTAACATGTTAGCAGTGACTTTGGCAGCTCAGTATCACACTGAGTCTAAATTACATTTGGGGCAGTCTTTGGAAATCTGTTACTTACTGTAGTTTATAGGTCTTGCGGTATGAGGGTTGGTCCTCATCAGAGTCCTCAGGCTCCTCATCAACTTGGCAGCTCCTGGGAAGGCAAATTTGATAAGGGATGAAAGTATTACCAAGTCTGGGCACATGCCCTGATATCAATAATGGTTTGGCTTTTTGAGATGCTTATTCTAGTTATCAATACTATGCTAAATGTTTACCAATGTTCatgtttaattatgttttaaccTATGATTTGCCTCTGGGTATCAGGCTGTACCCTCTGACAGATGGCACCATTCTGCAGCGCTGTAATGAAATGTCTACAGAAACTGACTTTCATGTGTCTCTCAACCAAGCAAAAAGGAGATACTCGATACTCAAGTCTGATATTGACattgaaacaacaacttaaTCATAATTTGCAGTTTATTAATATCCTCATGAACTATAACCAGGTTAAACAtttaactgaaacatttttgtatGAAACAATAACCAGACTCTCCAGTATTTTGGCATGGTAAATTACAAACTGGATTGTAGTTATGTAAATCATGCATATTAGCTTAAATTGCAAGTTATGctaatgtattatatttttgtgttctgaaaactatattttacacacatttacatttgctgaGGTTTGTGTaggtataaaatataaaaacaagtcacaattgtgtgtatatgtagaTGTAGCTGTGTCAACTTTTGCACTTAAAATACAGTCTTTTGGATTTAGAATCAGTATATTTTCCccaattaaatttgttttatcacATTCAATTGTGATTATTGCAACGGCTTGACTAATAATGCTATGGTTACCTGAACTGGGGATCGGGATTCATGCGACAGAACCATTTTTCTGGGAGCTTGCTGATGTCGATCCCGTCCGAGAGTTTGCGCCAGCGCAGACAGTCATCACACTGCACCCAGTTTTGATCTGGTCTTTTCCTAGATAgagataaataaagaaaaccatGTAAAGAGTCAGCATGGTTATACAAATATCTGTGAGGAACATGGTCAGTTACTCAAAATGTACTAACTGGATATCTTCCACTGCTGTTGTGCTGTTTGGATGGTCTTTGTCCCTTTTGTAACGTATTTCCTTCCAGTACTCCTCCAGTTTGATGCCCAGATTATTAATTGTTTTCCTGGACCAACAAATTAAGTAGTTCAGGCTTTTACATTTGTAGCAGTGTGTTTTCAAATACTCCAGGAATATGATCAGCATCATACGTACAGTGTTACTTGATGCGAAAGGTCTAAACTCTCAAAAGGCTATTTACATCTCAAACAAACCAGTATTAACCAAATGTTACCTGTACTTATCAGTTTCATTAAAGCTCTGCTTATTGTGGGTAGGATCCAGATAGTTGCACTCTATTACCCCAATGACTCCTACACCTTGATTGTTGGCCTTTagaaggcaaaaaaataaatcaaaatcatAAGAAATGAACACCATATGATAACATTCAAAAATTCACAGAACACATGATAAAAACACACGCTTAGAAACTTACTTTAAGTTGGCAGCCCACACGTTCATAGGCTTTGATGAGCCGATTCTTGTGATACATCATAATTCCGTACTGATCTTTACTTTTGGTGTTATACCCAAAAGTAATAGGAATGCGTTTGTtccaaaataacatttaaggAAAAACCAAGAGCAAATATGCAAGAAAACACTTTTGATGCAAATCtacaatttaaacacatttatacataaaCTTAACACGTACGAaagatgaaaaaggaaaaaaaataaaataaaacagcctAAGTGAAGCTGTGATGAAAGGATACCAGAAAAGTTGGCTTGTAGTGGTCTTTTTGGATGAAGGCCAGACTCTTAGCAACGAGCTGAGATTTCACTTTTTGACCACGTATGATGACCTGCATCCGAGGCTTCAGGTAAAGAATGCTGCAATACGCCTACACCCATTTAAGatataattttcagttttagaaAAATCAAACCTATAACAATATGAAAAATCAAAGGAAGTCATAAGGAATTATCGGGGGACATCCATACTATTGTTTCCTACCCGTAGTGAGTAAACACTCTCAGGGATGTACGATTTGGACTTGTCTGGGTACTGATTAGTGCCGTTCATTTCCTCGTAGATATCAGATGGAATTTGGATATCGTAACGGTCCTTCTCAAAATCAAACTCTCCTGTTTCATTAGACGTCCTGTTAAgaccaaaatataaaacaatacactGTATGCAATTGTATGCAAAAAACTGTATGGgccaattttaaaaacagtgtgtTGTTAGGTAACTCGTTTACAGTCAACTTTCATGAGTGGCCTcataaaagtacaaatgttgtGCCTGTAATCTGTTCAGTGGATTAGAGAAGCTTGCTTTCCCCAGTGAGAGCCTATGTGCATGACAAAAGGCTACAGACATGAAAAGTAGCAGGGTGGATTTGTTGAACAAAAGAAATGTCTGCCCAAAGCCTAACTACAACTGAAACTGACACAAAGTGCCCTGTAAAAGACAGCATGTTCATTTTCACAGGATTTTTTAATTCAGAGAAGTATTTCTTCTGAAAAGGGGGTCTGTGGTGTGTGCCTGAttttacaacagaaaaacaaaaacaaaacaaaacaaaaaaacaaacaaacaaattttattgtaacatttacatgtactcGATGATAATAAAGGTTCTAACTCTTCAGAGGCAGAGAAATTTACTAATCAAgcacaaaatgttgaaaattttGGATTGATTACATGGGCGAGAGTTGATGAaacatttctgcactgctgccagtgctgttcagtgagtctggGTCAGTGGAGGCACTGACAGTACCTCTCCAAAAATATCTACTGAGATGTGGTTACATATCTATGATTAAAGTGCATAGAAATGTCTTTTTACTTATCTGTTCTTTCTGGATTTCATGACAATGATTTGTCCTTACAGAGGCATGAACAGTATTCTTTTAATCCCAACAGTGTATTCATCATCATCTGCGCTTAAGCGGTTAGCTTCTGAAGCAAAAATTACatctaaaatgtacatttactgtacttgtGGATTACATACAGACCTGCGGAGATTCCAGATGATGATCCTTGTTCCGGTATTTTCTGTGCAGAAGGGGTGACTGATTGCATTGAACTCAGTAATAAGGTCCTCCTTTGTTGTGAAAGGGGAATATCTCAGAATATCCTGCAGACTGGCTTTGTGCTCCTCTTTCGCTGAGAGTAAAGCTGAAGTTAAGGACAACTTGGC
It contains:
- the morc3a gene encoding MORC family CW-type zinc finger protein 3a isoform X2, translated to MCCTSPPPSSPLTLVKMAAATDRGVPLSTLCPKFLHTNSTSHTWPFSAIAELIDNAYDPDVNAKQFWIDKTLFQGEECLTFMDNGNGLNHNSMHKMLSFGYSDKTAVKGVEPIGIYGNGFKSGSMRLGRDAIVFSKSKTSSCVGMLSQTYLEKIDAQQISVPIVCFEQRGTEEFSAKEEHKASLQDILRYSPFTTKEDLITEFNAISHPFCTENTGTRIIIWNLRRTSNETGEFDFEKDRYDIQIPSDIYEEMNGTNQYPDKSKSYIPESVYSLRAYCSILYLKPRMQVIIRGQKVKSQLVAKSLAFIQKDHYKPTFLNKRIPITFGYNTKSKDQYGIMMYHKNRLIKAYERVGCQLKANNQGVGVIGVIECNYLDPTHNKQSFNETDKYRKTINNLGIKLEEYWKEIRYKRDKDHPNSTTAVEDIQKRPDQNWVQCDDCLRWRKLSDGIDISKLPEKWFCRMNPDPQFRSCQVDEEPEDSDEDQPSYRKTYKLQERQKKKQQEKKRQKDEEEQRRQEQCLAHLTKQTEALKRQLHQTTPSAPTTRESRPRRETLQGGSAKPASSPLSSSIISQATCSPSSYSGLPVISNVCSLSSGSLRVKRRQSITPQTTPKKPRTTSPTPSSVNVTPLCSPSVPVDSNDDVTDDTDDTDDDIFIVETNSTPKPKKLGFDLTKVKTEEQQSETNVNLLLECSEDAAVDDALVKDAAGTSSTGSPSVGTSPSIAPPPGVASITTQTEISKMKKEQDDQIQTDERVGQSTSKKDAQSVNHDEHASQNEVRQHLESNQAAGPFCADACDNKYSLSRDPVIIELQEQQDKLLELMQATALERDSFKEQVHKLTCQLQDMQNRVQELCQVNVKKECSSQASQTEETVGTERGENYQSLFENAKKKVDELIMEKENLLEAIETKSSSGPGREKDIGEVAFQVDRLLRELDQTKKEKDELRSQLDSVEEERANLAFQCEKLRLSLQQQRPNTQKENTRPQRVTDSSVQTNPEWAEGTANSV
- the morc3a gene encoding MORC family CW-type zinc finger protein 3a isoform X1, translated to MCCTSPPPSSPLTLVKMAAATDRGVPLSTLCPKFLHTNSTSHTWPFSAIAELIDNAYDPDVNAKQFWIDKTLFQGEECLTFMDNGNGLNHNSMHKMLSFGYSDKTAVKGVEPIGIYGNGFKSGSMRLGRDAIVFSKSKTSSCVGMLSQTYLEKIDAQQISVPIVCFEQRGTEEFSAKEEHKASLQDILRYSPFTTKEDLITEFNAISHPFCTENTGTRIIIWNLRRTSNETGEFDFEKDRYDIQIPSDIYEEMNGTNQYPDKSKSYIPESVYSLRAYCSILYLKPRMQVIIRGQKVKSQLVAKSLAFIQKDHYKPTFLNKRIPITFGYNTKSKDQYGIMMYHKNRLIKAYERVGCQLKANNQGVGVIGVIECNYLDPTHNKQSFNETDKYRKTINNLGIKLEEYWKEIRYKRDKDHPNSTTAVEDIQKRPDQNWVQCDDCLRWRKLSDGIDISKLPEKWFCRMNPDPQFRSCQVDEEPEDSDEDQPSYRKTYKLQERQKKKQQEKKRQKDEEEQRRQEQCLAHLTKQTEALKRQLHQTTPSAPTTRESRPRRETLQGGSAKPASSPLSSSIISQATCSPSSYSGLPVISNVCSLSSGSLRVKRRQSITPQTTPKKPRTTSPTPSSVNVTPLCSPSVPVDSNDDVTDDTDDTDDDIFIVETNSTPKPKKLGFDLTKVKTEEQQSETNVNLLLECSEDAAVDDALVKDAAGTSSTGSPSVGTSPSIAPPPGVASITTQTEISKMKKEQDDQIQTDERVGQSTSKKDAQSVNHDEHASQNEVRQHLESNQAAGPFCADACDNKYSLSRDPVIIELQEQQDKLLELMQATALERDSFKEQVHKLTCQLQDMQNRVQELCQVNVKKECSSQASQTEETVGTERGENYQSLFENAKKKVDELIMEKENLLEAIETKSSSGPGREKDIGEVAFQVDRLLRELDQTKKEKDELRSQLDSVEEERANLAFQCEKLRLSLQQQRPNTQKENTRPQRVTDSSVQTNPEWAEGTANSGTNSSSSTLKSLIELRQNIGHLLITYVPALDLGQVNYECNVIDEILGQVVQEQLGSMSAAGESDESRNDE